The proteins below are encoded in one region of uncultured Eubacteriales bacterium:
- a CDS encoding conserved hypothetical protein (Evidence 4 : Homologs of previously reported genes of unknown function), with product MTEIQLGVIEARYADMIWEREPVTSSELVKLTAVEFNWKRTTAHNVLRRLCDKGLFQNDNGTVTSLISRQEFYALQSKKFVEDTFEGSLPAFIAAFTKNRTLTPEEATEIRKMIDNAEGC from the coding sequence ATGACAGAAATTCAGTTAGGCGTGATTGAAGCTCGTTATGCAGACATGATTTGGGAGCGTGAGCCGGTCACCTCTTCGGAACTGGTAAAACTCACAGCAGTAGAGTTCAACTGGAAGCGTACCACCGCACACAATGTCCTACGGCGGCTGTGCGACAAAGGTCTATTCCAGAATGACAATGGTACGGTAACTTCACTAATTTCTCGACAGGAGTTTTACGCACTGCAAAGCAAAAAGTTTGTGGAAGACACCTTTGAAGGCTCCCTTCCGGCTTTTATTGCTGCCTTTACCAAGAATCGTACACTGACCCCAGAAGAAGCGACTGAAATTCGAAAAATGATTGACAATGCAGAGGGATGCTGA
- a CDS encoding conserved hypothetical protein (Evidence 4 : Homologs of previously reported genes of unknown function) translates to MKKITMKDVAERAGVSVSAVSRVLNGSGYVAPDKRAAVINSLHGTGYQLRQVPPAPRVPLIGLILLRSLGGMFYASLTSALMESAAACGFHTMVMYSETLDNDALMRHLEELRNYHVSGIIIGGFGDKVIRDEVRVYLRASGVPVVLIERTGGCLGFNRVLIDNESGAYQAANRLVRQGHQQILYIVRAKDTEVENARMKGFLRAMEEADGKLTYHVRHCTDTSVEIARQAAEQAFGACPGITGVMTWSDNYAAGVLQYLYRHQLRVPEDVEVIGFDDTLAPSLTPPLSSVHMPILEMAQAAMEMITENQGRVKDAFAKTVTLEPRLTLRGWE, encoded by the coding sequence ATGAAGAAAATTACTATGAAGGACGTGGCCGAACGGGCCGGCGTGTCGGTATCGGCGGTGTCGCGGGTGTTGAACGGCAGCGGTTATGTGGCCCCTGACAAGCGTGCCGCCGTCATAAATTCCCTGCATGGCACGGGCTATCAGCTCCGGCAGGTGCCGCCTGCGCCCCGGGTCCCGCTGATCGGACTGATTTTGTTGCGTTCCCTGGGCGGCATGTTCTACGCCTCTCTCACCAGCGCCCTGATGGAGAGTGCTGCCGCCTGCGGTTTCCACACCATGGTGATGTACAGCGAGACGCTGGACAACGACGCGCTCATGCGCCATTTGGAGGAGCTGCGCAACTACCACGTCAGCGGCATCATCATCGGCGGCTTTGGCGACAAGGTGATCCGGGACGAGGTGCGCGTTTACCTGCGGGCCAGCGGCGTTCCCGTGGTGCTCATAGAGCGCACGGGCGGCTGCCTGGGCTTTAACCGGGTTTTGATCGACAACGAGAGCGGCGCTTACCAAGCGGCCAACAGATTAGTGCGGCAAGGACACCAGCAGATCCTTTACATCGTCCGCGCCAAGGACACCGAGGTGGAAAACGCTCGGATGAAGGGCTTTCTGCGGGCCATGGAGGAGGCGGACGGCAAGCTGACCTACCATGTGCGGCATTGCACCGACACCAGCGTGGAGATCGCCCGGCAGGCCGCGGAGCAGGCTTTCGGCGCCTGCCCCGGTATCACCGGCGTGATGACCTGGAGCGACAACTACGCCGCCGGTGTGCTGCAATACCTGTACCGGCACCAGCTCCGCGTGCCGGAGGACGTGGAGGTCATCGGCTTTGACGACACGCTGGCCCCAAGCCTGACGCCGCCGCTGAGCAGCGTCCATATGCCCATCCTTGAGATGGCCCAGGCGGCTATGGAGATGATCACCGAAAACCAAGGCCGGGTCAAAGACGCTTTCGCCAAGACCGTCACGCTGGAGCCGCGCCTGACCCTGCGCGGCTGGGAATGA
- a CDS encoding Sulfatase has protein sequence MIAEGNEKTSMPKRPNVIWVLADQLRAQALSCNGETNICTPNLDQLAARGVNYQAAVSGYPLCCPYRGSMLTGQYPHHCTPGHDMGLPPEKQTIAHVLREAGYHTAYFGKWHLDAEGAAASIRPNREVMHIVRPENRGGFDRWVGYENNNEPWDCYVHGDGTPFKRLEGFETDALTDLLIDYMAEPHDKPFFAVLSVFPPHNPYLAPERFAEGLTPESIRLRPNVPPVPWVEQQARRELAGYYAMVRNLDWNVGRIVDALDTLRLADDTYIVFFSDHGDMHGSHGWFRKTNPYEESCRIPFIISTGHGCMYSVAPELLYGANGAALCDAPLNHVDVAPTTLGLCSVPTPEWMEGYDYSGYVTGRTLPEGEPDSAFLQCNTVTGHLNSTADPWRGIITRDGWKYVVTEHGPWMLYNLKDDPYEQMNMAHITNYRAIMSDLNLRLARWLERTGDKFPLPDIHCGVIRRGRGNGVYHGAGGRMEY, from the coding sequence ATGATTGCGGAAGGGAACGAGAAGACCTCCATGCCGAAACGGCCCAACGTGATCTGGGTGCTGGCCGACCAGCTGCGCGCTCAGGCCCTGAGCTGTAACGGAGAGACGAATATCTGCACGCCCAACCTCGACCAGCTGGCCGCCAGAGGCGTGAATTATCAGGCGGCGGTGTCGGGCTATCCGCTGTGCTGCCCCTACAGAGGGAGCATGCTCACCGGCCAGTACCCGCACCACTGCACACCGGGCCATGATATGGGCCTGCCGCCGGAGAAACAGACCATCGCCCACGTGCTTCGGGAGGCGGGCTACCACACGGCCTATTTCGGCAAGTGGCATCTGGACGCGGAGGGGGCCGCCGCGTCCATCCGTCCGAACCGGGAGGTCATGCACATCGTGCGGCCTGAGAACCGGGGCGGGTTCGACCGCTGGGTGGGGTATGAGAACAACAACGAGCCCTGGGATTGCTACGTCCACGGTGACGGTACGCCATTTAAGAGGCTGGAGGGCTTTGAGACCGACGCGCTGACCGACCTTCTGATCGATTACATGGCGGAGCCTCACGACAAGCCCTTCTTCGCGGTGCTGAGCGTTTTCCCGCCACACAACCCCTATCTGGCGCCCGAGCGGTTTGCCGAAGGGCTGACGCCTGAGAGCATCCGTCTCCGGCCCAACGTGCCGCCGGTGCCCTGGGTGGAGCAACAGGCCAGACGAGAACTGGCGGGGTATTACGCCATGGTGAGAAACTTGGACTGGAACGTGGGGCGCATCGTGGACGCGCTCGACACGCTGCGTCTGGCGGACGATACCTATATCGTATTTTTCAGCGACCACGGCGACATGCACGGCAGCCACGGGTGGTTCCGCAAGACCAATCCCTATGAGGAGTCCTGCCGTATCCCGTTCATTATCTCCACCGGCCACGGCTGCATGTACAGTGTGGCGCCCGAGCTGCTGTACGGGGCCAACGGCGCGGCTCTCTGTGACGCGCCGCTGAACCATGTGGACGTGGCGCCCACCACCCTGGGACTGTGCAGCGTGCCGACACCGGAGTGGATGGAGGGGTATGACTATTCCGGCTATGTCACCGGGCGCACCCTGCCAGAGGGGGAGCCGGATTCGGCCTTTCTCCAGTGCAATACGGTCACGGGCCACCTCAACAGCACGGCGGACCCGTGGCGGGGCATCATCACCCGGGACGGCTGGAAGTACGTCGTGACCGAGCACGGGCCATGGATGCTGTACAATTTGAAGGACGACCCCTACGAACAGATGAACATGGCCCACATCACCAATTACCGGGCCATCATGAGTGATTTGAACCTCCGCCTGGCGCGGTGGCTGGAGCGAACGGGCGACAAATTCCCGCTGCCGGATATCCACTGCGGCGTGATCCGCAGGGGACGCGGCAACGGCGTGTACCATGGCGCGGGGGGGCGGATGGAATATTAA